In Anomaloglossus baeobatrachus isolate aAnoBae1 chromosome 2, aAnoBae1.hap1, whole genome shotgun sequence, the DNA window GACTTTCGATGAGTGCTATTTGCTGCAGCACGGCTCCGTGTTTTTCTCATGTATGTTTTTTGAAAAtttaataaaactttaaattggaaaaaaagaaatgagaaaaaaaaaaaaagaaactgccATGCTGTTCTGTTCCCGTCAGCTCCATAGACATTGAATAAAGCAGATGGGTGCAGTTATGACCACAGCTCAATTCAAACTCCTCCTTAAAGTGGTTGGGGGCAGGCACTCCCAGTAATCAGACTCATTGAAATGCCTAAAAGGGATTGTACAGCTAGACTAAAAGTAGTTTCAATCTGTgtaaagtaaaaaatattaaaattactaTAATATacttcaattaaagggaacctggcaggtgccttttgccctccaacccagcagtattcacatgtgtatgccaaaattccctgagtaaccagccctgtataaagcTATATTATTGTTTAAAAAATAAAGTGCTCTATTCCCATGCTGCTTAGGGCCATGACTAGTCAAAGGGGTGTTGTTTTATCCAGACTAGTCTGCCCTTATTCCATATAATCATGTCCCtgcgggtgtgataacatgattttcacAAGCTGGTGTTATCGCAATTCCTGGAAATCTTGCTCATTTTGGCATCGTTAATGCGCTTCAGAAGCCAGGTGTACATCTACCAGGTTCAGAGAGGCACAAGAACAGTGCCTATCTGAAGCCAGGACTCGCACACCTAGCTTCTGTGGCTTCTGTGGTGCACTGATGCAGCCGAAATTAACCCCAcgcatgtgcaagatttccagCAGCTGCGATGACGCCGGCTCCTGGAAATCAGGCTATcaggcccacaggggtgtgataacatggaaagagggccgaaaCAACACCCCCTTTGACTAGTCAAggtcctaattagcataggaacatcacactttataaatgcttttcattaaacattgattttagtaaataggattatacagggatggttaggcagggaattttggcacACACAAGTGAATGCTGTTGGGTTGGAGGGCAAgagagacctgacaggttcccttttaagaaacCTGTCCAGTTATCAAGATATTAGCACCAGTTTAGGGTCCACCAATTCAACATCTTGGTTTGATTTGACACAGAAAAGAGCTTTCTCCCCTCCCTATGTTGTGATGTAATGAAGGGGGCTGACTAAGTGACTTACTTTACTAGCTATGCCTGCTCCTTCCATACATATGATAGGCACAAGTAGACTAGAGGAAGTTCTTGTGTTGAAATGAAGGTGTCAGAGCTGTGGACCGTCACTAATTTTTCTTGAGATGAGCTTTCATAAATAAAGTATATTTGGAAGTTTAATCATTCTTTACTTTAAACATATTAAAATACCCTTTTTTCTTGCTGGTCAAACATTTTATAGATAAGGCCTTGATGTTTGGAAGTGTTTTCTTTAGGTATCATAAAGGATCATAAATTTTTTGGCTATTGCAAACTGAACTCTCTTCTATGTAGTACCCATAATGAGGAAATGCGAGGCCCTCAGTAAGGCCTATCATCAAAATATAAGGACAGGATACACAACTAAGTGTGTAATGAAATTGGGGACAGAATTGCTTAACTGCTTTTCTTCATCTAAAAGAGCCTAAAATGCCAATATTACTTATTGTAGTTGAAAAAATGTCTCACATTGTGCTATATTCTACCTTCCCTAGAGGCCATATTTTCTTCAGCAGATACCTGTAGGCCGGACCATAATCATTGACTCAGTACAATCTCCAAGGCAAACATTTTTCCAGTAGATATAAGCTTTGGCATTCAGCACGACAAGGAAGCAATTGTCAAACCACCACCCACTGTAGGAGTTTGCACAGTGAGAACTACTCCGATCCTGATCTTTGTCTTTTGTAGAGAACTTCATGTTGTCATGGACCGTGTTTGAGTCATAAATAGTTAGAAAGTCCGGTGCTGTGCCGGAGTGCCTCCCTAGACGCAGGGCATATCCATTCACTTCTTTGTCTAGGCTGAAGATATCATAGTCAGCATGCCACTCCTTATCATTCTTGTCCTTTAGAATGAAGCGCACCATGTTGGCCCTCTGAGCTGTGAGAAGGTGAATATACTCATTACCCAGCCAAAATTCCTTCAATACGTTTCCAAATCCATACTTGAATGTGGTCCAAGATTCATGCCAAGTAATTTCAGTATTTTTGGAGTTCCTCTGGACAACAGTCCAGTGTTTGCCATCTTCATCTAAATGACAATAAACTACTAGAGGAGGTGTTGAATGGGGCTTGATCACATATACTCCACTAGGGCTGTTCTTTGGCAGTTTATCACAGTCTATTGGGAATTCTGAAAAAGTGTAAAAAATATGTAGCATGAAAATGGTATATTTCATCACCACTGAAGTAACGCTTTAAGAAAACCAAATGATTTATGTAGTTAAAGCACCCCTCCAgcgttttgttttcttttatttcaatCCTGGAGTGGAGCCGTGCCACTAATGTAAGTTCCTTGATCCTAGTATTATACTTACCAGCCATCTTCTGCTCTTCCCAGTGCCACTCCAGTCATGAAGccccatctcatcacagcagcttcTAACTGATCAGAGGTAACGGTCACAAGCTTTCAAGGCGAGTCAATGAGGTCCTCATTTgggctctcatagactttcattTAGAAGTAACTTCCGGTTCGCTCACCAAACACTGGAGGGATCCAGCGGGTCACAAACAGCAGAAGGTGAAGGTAGTGGTACTGTTAACAGAAGAAGACGACGCTTGGTAAATGTATTACTAGGGGCAGGGAACGTACATTAGTGATACCACTCAAGAGGTGAattaaaaaaacaagaacaaacaaGCTGGAGTGGTGTTTCAAATGAAATGAAAACAATCTAATCATTACTTTGTTAATAGCATTTATTTCTAAACCAAGCCTCCTTGTACCGTAACATCCAAGAACATGATATAATGGTGATATGACAGCATATTTGCCATGTTTTGTCTGAAGACATCAGGGAAATACCGAATTCCAAAGAAAGAAAATAGCAGTGCACAGAAGACAGGGTATATAATGACATGGAAGACACTGCATTTAATAATAGAGGAGGACActgtacagtgaggaaaataagtatttgatacactgacaattttccatgttttcccacctataaagaatggaAAGGTCTATAAATTTTCTTTTTGGTAGGTACACTTTGACTGTGACCAACAGactaaaataaatccagaaaatcacattgtacaatttttaaataattaattaccaTTATTTTTGCATGAAAtaggtatttgatcacctaccaaccagcaagaattctgtctttcacagacctgttattttttttcttcaagaagctcctactctgccctcactacctgtattaattgcacctgtttgaactagttacctgtataaaagacacctgtcaacagacacaatcaatcacacctctccaccatggccaagaccaaagagctgtctaaggagttcaggacaaaattgtagacctgcgcaaaaggcaagcagcttgatgacatgggaacaactgttggtgcaattattagaaattgaaagaaacacaagatgactgtcaattttacttggtctggggctccatgcaagatcttgcgtCGTGGGGTAAGGAAGATTCcgagaaaggtcagaaatcagaccgaaaactacacgggaggacctgatcaatgacctgaagacagctgtgaccacagagagtaaagattaccattagtaacacactacgccatcctGGATTATAATCCTACAGGGCATACAAAGTTCCACTGCTCAAGCCAGCACATGTACAGAccagtttgaagttcaccaatgaccatttcGATGATTCagaagaggcatgggagaaggtcatgtagtCAGATCATACCAAAATAGAACTCTTTGTCATCAAGTCCACTCacagtgtttggaggaagaagaaagatgagtacaaccccaagaatatcGTTCCAACTGTGAAATATGAGtagcctgaggtgaggtcactgagttcattgaggtcaggttacctgcggtcacaggtccacaactaacctgagtgacatcactgatcatcgctgcagctcattctctgcctgaagttacagtgtacagttatgttctatggccgcattctgtcagttcagatgtagcagagctggaatcattggggACCGCGTTCGGTTATGTTCTATGGCCAcatgctgtcagttcagatgtagcacagctggaatcattgtgggacctcgtgtggattacgtcggacctgggtgttttgggggttaataaaggggtgaaagaggggggttagtattttatttcaaataaaggatttttttggtctatgtgttcatttactttaacttacagattagtaatgtggggtcacataaatgcctcccattaccaatctagggcttagtggcagctgtgagctgtcattaaccccttattaacctgattgccactgcaccagggcaatcacgaAGAtctggtaaagttctgggattgtctcatctaatggattattattatttattattatagcgccatcaattccatggcgctttacatgtgaaaggggtgtacataatagggacaagtacaataatcataaacaatacaagacacagacaggtacaggaggatagaggtccctgcccgcgagggctcacagtctacaagggataggtgaggatacagtaggttagggtagagttgattgtgcggcgctgtatcagactgagggttacggcaggttgtaggcttgtcggaagaggtgggtcttcaggttccttttgaagcttgtcaaggtaggcaagagtctgatgtgttgaggcagagcattccagagtatgggggaggcacgggagaaatcttggatgcgatggtgggaagaggagatgagaggggagtagagaaggaggtcttgtgaggatcgaaggttacgtacaggtaagtaccaggagactaggtcagagatgtagggaggagaccggttgtggatggctttgtatgtcatggttagtg includes these proteins:
- the LOC142291106 gene encoding fibrinogen-like protein 1-like protein isoform X1 translates to MILKLQKSLFNKYHYLHLLLFVTRWIPPVFEFPIDCDKLPKNSPSGVYVIKPHSTPPLVVYCHLDEDGKHWTVVQRNSKNTEITWHESWTTFKYGFGNVLKEFWLGNEYIHLLTAQRANMVRFILKDKNDKEWHADYDIFSLDKEVNGYALRLGRHSGTAPDFLTIYDSNTVHDNMKFSTKDKDQDRSSSHCANSYSGWWFDNCFLVVLNAKAYIYWKNVCLGDCTESMIMVRPTGIC
- the LOC142291106 gene encoding fibrinogen-like protein 1-like protein isoform X2, with amino-acid sequence MILKLQKSLFNKYHYLHLLLFVTRWIPPVFEFPIDCDKLPKNSPSGVYVIKPHSTPPLVVYCHLDEDGKHWTVVQRNSKNTEITWHESWTTFKYGFGNVLKEFWLGNEYIHLLTAQRANMVRFILKDKNDKEWHADYDIFSLDKEVNGYALRLGRHSGTAPDFLTIYDSNTVHDNMKFSTKDKDQDRSSSHCANSYSGWWFDNCFLVVLNAKAYIYWKNVCLGDCTESMIMVRPTVNL